AGGGGTCGACCCAGCTGAGCGTGTAGGCGACCCGGAGCTCCGTGCTGTCAGCGCCGCCCGGGCTGTGGAGGTTCACCCAGCTAGAGTAGTTGCTGGGCGCTTGGCATTTGTGGCACAGCTCCTCATAAAAGGGTCGCACCTCACCCACCTGGTAGAGCTGCAGAAGCTCCGTTTTGGTGGCAGGTATCTTCCGGGTGTGCCTTATTTCAAAAGCGGGCACAACGAACACCTCGTCGGGGCGGGGAGCTCTCCTTTTGAGGAAGTTCAGGAAGTCGTCGTGCAAGTTTTGGCTGGGCAGCATGTCAATGTCGATGACCAGGGTGTAGTCCGCGTCCAGACCGGCCCGGGCCACGTTGCGCAGCAGGTTATTGGGGTACGACACGTTGCGCCCCATGGCGTAGTTCTGAAATGTATCCCTGTGCTTCTCCAGTTTACGGAACACGTCCTGGCAGTCCTGCAGCCCGGCAAACTGCTCCCGGTCCTGCTCGGGGAAACTCGCGATCTCGCCCGAGTGGCAGATCAAATGGAAATCAACCAGCGCTTGGACTTGCGGGCAAAACTCGCTCAGGGCAAAGATTAGCGCCGTGGAGAACTTGACATCTTGCGCATGCGCGAATATGGCAACGGACAGGGCGTTTCGCCAACGGCCCAGGAGCTCGTTCAGGTGATGCAGGTTGTTAATGGAGGTGTGCGTGGCCAAGGCGAACTGCTGCGTGCGGTCCGAGCTGTCCCTCGGTTCGTGGTTCGCGGTGAATGC
The sequence above is a segment of the Acipenser ruthenus chromosome 51, fAciRut3.2 maternal haplotype, whole genome shotgun sequence genome. Coding sequences within it:
- the LOC117967769 gene encoding beta-1,4-glucuronyltransferase 1-like, with the translated sequence MHFPKKCSVFKVVLSALLLVALLQLMYLSLLSKLHGKQQRYKYSELFETNSQLKRGIFQHQKNTRKERLKYSLSSGGIFDQSGQYRVYKNIIKSAFTANHEPRDSSDRTQQFALATHTSINNLHHLNELLGRWRNALSVAIFAHAQDVKFSTALIFALSEFCPQVQALVDFHLICHSGEIASFPEQDREQFAGLQDCQDVFRKLEKHRDTFQNYAMGRNVSYPNNLLRNVARAGLDADYTLVIDIDMLPSQNLHDDFLNFLKRRAPRPDEVFVVPAFEIRHTRKIPATKTELLQLYQVGEVRPFYEELCHKCQAPSNYSSWVNLHSPGGADSTELRVAYTLSWVDPWEPFYIGGRSVPLYDERFRQYGFNRISQACELHVAGYSFSVLSSAFLVHRGFKVSREFHARKDEENRLNRVLFRQFKEGLKLKYQDSTRRC